From Clostridium sp. SY8519:
GCCTCTTGGCCTCCGCCCTCATCTGATCCACAACAGTATCCGGAGCGACGATCTTGATGCCTTCGCCCAGCGCCATGATCCAGCCGAGAAACTGGTTGCTGACTGCGATATTGACATTGGTTCGGAAATGATTCTCGTCAACCGGAGCGATAAAGATGTCTTTGCCGAAGCGGTCGATCAGAACGCCGACCATGGAATTATCCGCTTCGATGGTGACACGGGTCTCTTCACCGCCGTACATGCCAAAGAGACTTTTGGTGTAGCGGGGAAGATTGAAAGCCTTGAACTGATCTTTGCCTTCACGGCGTTCATCGGTTACTGCGATCCGCAGCATCTTATCAACCCGGTAATGCTTGATCTTGCCATCTTCAGCATCATAGCCGACGAGATAGTAGTTCTCATCATCCCATATTAGGTCCAGGGACTGACGTGATACCAAGTTCCGTCTTTGCGCAGCTCCATTTTCTTCTCGACATTCCACTGATAATATTTGAAGCGGATCTGACTGTCTGCGCCGATTGCTTCGTGCAGCTTATCGACGTTATAGTAAATGCTCTCATTCATAGTCTTGATCCGGCCGGATATGATCACCTGGCGGTGCAGCTGTTTGCCTTCA
This genomic window contains:
- a CDS encoding WYL domain-containing protein; translation: MVSRQSLDLIWDDENYYLVGYDAEDGKIKHYRVDKMLRIAVTDERREGKDQFKAFNLPRYTKSLFGMYGGEETRVTIEADNSMVGVLIDRFGKDIFIAPVDENHFRTNVNIAVSNQFLGWIMALGEGIKIVAPDTVVDQMRAEAKRLTEQYKD